The following proteins are co-located in the Paludibaculum fermentans genome:
- a CDS encoding helix-turn-helix transcriptional regulator translates to MPAHIDSQRLAGLPEAMRQALASARRARKWSQLELGRRIGLPQVHISAIESGKVTPRFNTLLDLVRVLDFDLLLIPRPLVPAVQSMVRDYAQPASDDDRPLYATDPDDEAGDDA, encoded by the coding sequence ATGCCAGCGCATATCGATTCCCAGCGACTCGCAGGCCTGCCCGAAGCCATGCGCCAAGCCCTCGCCTCGGCTCGCCGCGCCCGCAAATGGAGCCAGCTCGAACTGGGCCGCCGCATCGGCCTCCCGCAGGTCCACATCTCTGCCATCGAGTCGGGTAAGGTTACACCCCGCTTCAACACCCTTCTCGACCTCGTACGCGTCCTCGACTTCGACTTGCTGCTCATCCCCCGGCCATTGGTGCCCGCCGTCCAATCGATGGTCCGCGATTACGCTCAGCCCGCCAGCGACGACGACCGCCCGCTCTACGCCACCGATCCCGACGACGAGGCCGGCGATGACGCCTGA
- a CDS encoding M55 family metallopeptidase, giving the protein MLRKLLVLTTALCACAAAQASKSILLITDAEGVAGICRQEQTEPTNPELQKLLAGEINAAIRGFNRAGGADVVVWDGHDGSRTLSALQIEGGRLVIGALGPRMLLERKFSAIAFIGQHARANRERAVMAHSYSSQGIQKLLMNGKEVGEIETRSALAGWYNTPVILLTGDQAATEDLHAIVPQAVTVAVKEGVGYYACISDNATTANMRIEAGAYEALRKLSQIPPYRIEGPVEIIQEATTRSTPSPDAVLLPGVEHIGPRTTRFRGKDFMEAWTLWAGR; this is encoded by the coding sequence ATGCTACGCAAGCTACTCGTCCTGACCACCGCCCTCTGCGCCTGCGCCGCCGCGCAAGCATCCAAATCGATTCTGCTGATCACGGACGCCGAAGGCGTCGCCGGCATCTGCCGCCAGGAGCAGACTGAGCCCACCAATCCCGAACTCCAGAAGCTGCTGGCCGGTGAGATCAACGCCGCCATCCGCGGCTTCAATCGCGCCGGCGGAGCCGATGTCGTCGTCTGGGATGGCCATGACGGCAGCCGCACCCTGTCCGCTCTCCAAATTGAAGGCGGACGGCTCGTCATCGGCGCACTTGGACCAAGAATGCTGCTGGAACGGAAATTCTCCGCCATCGCCTTCATCGGCCAGCACGCGCGCGCCAATCGCGAGCGTGCCGTCATGGCCCACAGCTATAGCTCGCAAGGGATCCAGAAGCTGCTCATGAACGGCAAAGAGGTGGGCGAAATCGAAACCCGCAGCGCGCTCGCCGGCTGGTACAACACGCCCGTCATCCTGCTCACCGGAGACCAGGCCGCCACGGAAGACCTCCACGCGATTGTGCCCCAGGCCGTGACCGTCGCCGTCAAAGAAGGCGTCGGCTACTACGCCTGCATCTCGGACAATGCAACCACCGCCAACATGCGGATTGAAGCCGGCGCCTACGAGGCCTTGCGCAAGCTCAGCCAGATCCCGCCGTACCGCATCGAGGGGCCCGTCGAGATCATCCAGGAAGCCACCACACGCTCCACGCCATCACCCGACGCCGTACTCCTGCCCGGCGTCGAACACATCGGCCCCCGCACGACGCGCTTCCGGGGTAAGGATTTCATGGAAGCCTGGACCCTTTGGGCCGGCCGCTAG
- a CDS encoding glycosyl hydrolase family 95 catalytic domain-containing protein — MDTTRRTFLGATAAAPTALAAAQTQASPSAPLDSRALAGRHPFVRTQPTPTFFEGLLLGNGDIGVCLTVRPDALGLHIGKNDAWDIRVSDEHVPHIKTFQQVLELWKRAGDEAKRQGKPEMTFLESKIDFFREYSDLMQSSYRKPWPRPWPCGTIWLHWDSRLVRVVRQELDIATGAATLTFEHDDLRGTVRPFHLTCFVSRENGHISLSSDGPVPVLSVAYQANWDDQAKLPEPKLWAEGNRFSGYQLFPATAPTDAVPHPPASPKDTNFSLHGILAGNWSVQPEEPKRHRVLLTSSAAQPLRLDLTLFTPRDHVNAADHARDEAARLSTVPVATLRTDSARQWAAFWNHSAVGFQDKDLERTWYQNQYVLACCLKPGKIAPGLFGNWSSGRIGTAWHGDYHMNYNTQQVWWGVFSSNHVEQHEPYTRLVESLMPMAEWNARVQFGLPGAYFPHSAYPVPSAANPYPAPPWGYEICETPWTVQSLWWQYLYTLDEAYLRRVYPMLRAAADFLVAFVKKGDDGKYHIAPTVSPENWGATVDFRLNRDCIIDIALTAFLLDAVGEAAARLNTDRDQLARWKEVRQNLAPYPDVEGPYGRVWLDVLDAPAEYVYNVPVTLAPVFPGEQVGLDQRRDQLEIARRTARTVRLEGGNDLVWQPLARARLGMLDLDWFKREVRYCTTPLGVANDRLRQTGGRYRDETNYDYMMEMGVWTENLSLPAVLNECLLQSYSGVIRLFPNTQNLGPANFRDLRAAGAFLVSAAWNGSRVTALSIRSEKGAKVRLVNPWPKGKPQVVRQADGTVWPQKAEGEIVEFETKPGEVYVVRG, encoded by the coding sequence ATGGACACCACCCGCCGGACTTTCCTAGGCGCCACCGCAGCCGCGCCCACAGCCCTGGCCGCCGCGCAAACGCAGGCATCCCCCTCGGCTCCGCTCGACAGCAGGGCCCTCGCAGGCCGCCATCCCTTCGTCCGCACTCAACCCACGCCGACGTTCTTTGAAGGGCTGTTGCTGGGCAATGGCGACATCGGTGTGTGCCTCACCGTACGACCCGACGCCCTGGGCCTCCACATTGGGAAGAATGACGCATGGGACATCCGCGTCAGTGACGAGCACGTCCCGCACATCAAGACCTTCCAACAGGTGCTCGAACTGTGGAAGCGCGCCGGCGACGAGGCCAAGCGGCAGGGCAAGCCGGAGATGACGTTCCTGGAGTCGAAGATCGACTTCTTCCGCGAATACTCCGACCTTATGCAGTCTTCCTACCGCAAGCCCTGGCCGCGGCCCTGGCCCTGCGGCACCATCTGGCTGCATTGGGATTCGCGCCTGGTGCGCGTGGTCCGGCAGGAACTCGACATCGCCACCGGTGCCGCGACCCTTACCTTTGAACACGACGACCTGCGCGGAACGGTGCGCCCCTTCCATCTGACCTGCTTCGTGAGCCGCGAGAACGGCCATATCAGCCTGTCCAGCGATGGCCCGGTGCCCGTCCTCTCCGTCGCCTATCAGGCCAACTGGGATGATCAGGCGAAACTGCCGGAACCGAAACTGTGGGCCGAGGGCAACCGCTTCTCGGGCTACCAACTCTTCCCGGCGACCGCGCCTACCGACGCCGTCCCCCACCCGCCCGCTTCGCCCAAGGACACCAACTTTTCGCTTCACGGGATCCTGGCCGGCAACTGGAGCGTCCAACCGGAGGAGCCGAAGCGTCATCGGGTCCTGTTGACCTCGTCCGCGGCCCAGCCCCTGCGGCTCGACCTCACGCTCTTCACACCCCGCGATCACGTGAACGCGGCAGACCATGCCCGCGATGAGGCCGCGCGCCTCTCCACCGTGCCCGTCGCCACCCTGCGCACCGACTCCGCCAGGCAGTGGGCCGCGTTCTGGAATCACTCCGCCGTCGGGTTCCAGGACAAGGATCTGGAGCGCACCTGGTACCAGAATCAGTACGTCCTCGCCTGCTGCCTGAAGCCCGGCAAGATCGCACCCGGCCTCTTCGGCAACTGGAGCAGCGGCCGCATCGGCACCGCCTGGCATGGCGACTACCACATGAACTACAACACCCAGCAGGTATGGTGGGGCGTCTTTTCCAGCAATCACGTCGAGCAGCACGAGCCCTATACGCGGCTGGTGGAGTCGCTCATGCCCATGGCCGAGTGGAATGCCCGCGTGCAGTTCGGCCTGCCCGGCGCCTACTTCCCGCACTCCGCTTATCCCGTACCCAGCGCCGCCAACCCCTACCCTGCCCCGCCCTGGGGTTACGAGATCTGTGAAACGCCTTGGACCGTCCAAAGCCTGTGGTGGCAGTACCTCTACACGCTCGACGAGGCGTACCTGCGCCGCGTTTACCCCATGCTGCGAGCCGCGGCCGACTTCCTGGTTGCCTTCGTCAAGAAGGGCGACGACGGCAAGTACCACATCGCCCCCACGGTCTCGCCCGAGAACTGGGGCGCCACCGTCGACTTCCGTCTGAACCGCGACTGCATCATCGACATCGCCCTCACCGCGTTCCTGCTCGATGCCGTCGGCGAAGCCGCCGCGCGTCTCAACACCGATCGGGATCAGTTGGCGCGCTGGAAAGAGGTCCGCCAGAATCTGGCGCCGTATCCCGATGTGGAAGGGCCGTACGGCCGTGTTTGGCTCGACGTGCTCGACGCCCCGGCCGAGTATGTCTACAACGTGCCGGTGACGCTGGCTCCGGTCTTTCCCGGAGAACAGGTAGGGCTCGACCAGCGCAGGGACCAGTTGGAAATCGCGCGCCGCACGGCCCGCACCGTGAGACTGGAGGGCGGCAACGACCTCGTCTGGCAGCCGCTGGCGCGGGCCCGGCTCGGGATGCTGGATCTCGACTGGTTTAAGCGCGAAGTCCGCTACTGCACTACCCCGCTCGGCGTCGCCAACGATCGCCTGCGCCAGACCGGAGGCCGCTATCGCGATGAGACCAATTACGACTACATGATGGAGATGGGCGTCTGGACGGAGAACCTCTCGCTACCCGCGGTCCTCAATGAGTGTCTGCTGCAGAGTTACAGCGGGGTGATCCGGCTGTTCCCGAATACGCAGAACCTCGGTCCGGCGAATTTCCGGGACCTGCGCGCCGCTGGAGCGTTCCTCGTTTCCGCTGCCTGGAACGGGTCGCGGGTGACTGCGTTGAGTATCAGGAGTGAGAAAGGCGCCAAAGTCCGGCTGGTGAATCCGTGGCCGAAGGGCAAGCCGCAGGTCGTCCGGCAGGCGGATGGAACGGTTTGGCCGCAGAAGGCGGAGGGCGAGATCGTGGAGTTTGAGACGAAGCCGGGCGAGGTGTATGTGGTGCGGGGGTAG
- a CDS encoding DNA-3-methyladenine glycosylase has product MHPRVLPRSFYKRPTVEVARSLLGQILEFNGRRGRILEVEAYLGEGDRAAHSHRGITPRTKVIFGPPGHAYVYFIYGMYYCLNVVAEPEGVAGGVLIRSVEGAGNGPGKLTRSLGITLEQNGCDLTKGPIRVLSGPPIDHEAIEVTPRIGIRLDAHLPLRFVLRG; this is encoded by the coding sequence ATGCATCCTCGAGTCCTGCCTCGCTCCTTCTATAAGCGGCCTACGGTGGAGGTCGCTCGCTCCCTGTTGGGCCAGATCCTGGAGTTCAACGGCCGGCGGGGGCGGATTCTGGAAGTCGAGGCGTACCTCGGCGAAGGCGACCGGGCGGCGCACTCCCACCGCGGCATCACTCCGCGGACAAAGGTGATCTTCGGTCCTCCGGGGCATGCCTATGTCTACTTCATCTATGGGATGTACTACTGTCTGAACGTCGTGGCGGAACCGGAGGGTGTGGCGGGCGGGGTCCTGATCCGTTCAGTGGAAGGCGCAGGCAACGGACCGGGCAAGTTGACGCGCTCGCTGGGCATCACCCTGGAACAGAACGGCTGCGATCTGACGAAAGGGCCGATTCGAGTGCTGTCGGGGCCGCCGATCGACCATGAGGCCATTGAGGTGACGCCGCGCATTGGGATCCGACTGGATGCGCATTTGCCGCTACGGTTTGTGCTGCGCGGCTGA
- a CDS encoding alpha-amylase family protein produces MLRAALLLCLGCALVSGQPGWWMNEPIRWVQTNLRETDAAMDTGRLARQLAEMRANVVLMGMGGICAYYPTKTEFHYPSAYLPAGKDMFGDILREAHARHIRVVGRYDFSKTQKAVYEAHPEWFFQKADGSPVVYNGLYSTCINGGYYRGQVMKILAEGLEKYDVDGLFFNMFGNQPTDYSGNYVGLCHCDACRKKYRDEYHREIPEKPDEIYREFLQQSAREVSQAIGRLIGEKRERAGYFNYMQEFTDGIMSESNTAVNRPLPLWPYATSDNVNRARNSQPDKMAVDLNMQFVDYAWRFATVPPAEIARRMWQALAHGGALTFEVNGTLDLQDRQAYETARPIFQWAAAHEREYLGLHSEARVLLLTKSGRNSAEDASYRGLFRLLSEEHIPFAVSNNLEWIGAHPYDLVIASDWAPSQLKRYVEQGGRLLLVSSKPPEFEAAMVVGTQADVKGYVRVRDHSAFPSLKSTDLLMLNGGFTQLEAEGGVPLTLVPPSMIGPPEKIHVDMKDTDTPAVWARAVGRGRMTWLPWNLGALYYRLSLPAHAALFRDLVSALMPKRQLVTNAHPLVEMTLMEREGETQVHLINLSGHSQTATFEPIPMQGIEVAVEGVFRKARTVRGAGELKVSVVDGYTRFAVPRLADYELVVLFR; encoded by the coding sequence ATGCTTCGCGCTGCGCTCCTGCTCTGCCTGGGTTGTGCCCTTGTCTCCGGGCAACCCGGCTGGTGGATGAACGAGCCGATCCGCTGGGTCCAGACGAATCTGCGCGAGACCGATGCGGCGATGGATACGGGCCGGCTGGCGCGGCAACTGGCCGAGATGCGGGCCAACGTCGTGCTGATGGGCATGGGCGGGATCTGCGCGTATTATCCGACGAAAACAGAGTTCCATTACCCGAGCGCCTATCTGCCGGCGGGCAAGGATATGTTCGGCGACATTCTGCGCGAGGCGCACGCCCGACACATTCGCGTGGTGGGCCGCTACGACTTCAGCAAGACGCAGAAGGCGGTTTACGAAGCGCACCCCGAGTGGTTCTTCCAGAAGGCCGATGGCTCGCCCGTCGTCTACAACGGCTTGTACTCCACCTGTATCAACGGTGGTTACTACCGCGGGCAGGTGATGAAGATCCTCGCTGAGGGGCTGGAGAAGTACGACGTCGACGGGCTGTTCTTCAACATGTTCGGCAACCAGCCGACCGACTACAGCGGGAACTACGTGGGTCTGTGCCACTGCGATGCCTGCAGGAAGAAGTACCGCGACGAGTATCACCGGGAGATTCCGGAGAAGCCGGACGAAATCTATCGGGAATTCCTGCAGCAGAGCGCACGGGAGGTGTCGCAGGCGATCGGCCGGCTGATTGGAGAGAAGCGCGAGCGCGCCGGGTATTTCAATTACATGCAGGAGTTCACCGACGGCATCATGTCGGAGTCGAACACCGCCGTGAACCGACCGCTGCCGCTGTGGCCATATGCCACCAGCGACAATGTGAACCGCGCCCGCAACAGCCAGCCGGACAAGATGGCGGTGGATCTCAACATGCAGTTCGTCGATTACGCCTGGCGCTTCGCGACCGTGCCGCCGGCGGAGATTGCGCGGCGTATGTGGCAGGCGCTGGCGCACGGCGGAGCCCTGACCTTCGAGGTGAACGGCACGCTGGACCTGCAGGACCGTCAAGCCTATGAGACGGCTCGGCCCATCTTCCAGTGGGCCGCCGCGCACGAACGAGAGTACCTGGGGCTGCATAGCGAGGCGCGGGTCCTGTTGCTGACGAAGAGCGGCAGGAATAGCGCGGAAGATGCCTCCTACCGGGGCCTGTTCCGGCTGCTGAGCGAGGAACATATCCCCTTCGCGGTCTCCAACAATCTGGAATGGATCGGCGCCCACCCCTACGATCTGGTGATCGCCTCGGATTGGGCTCCCTCGCAGTTGAAGCGCTATGTGGAGCAGGGTGGCCGGCTGTTGCTGGTGAGTTCGAAGCCGCCGGAGTTTGAGGCGGCGATGGTGGTGGGGACGCAGGCGGATGTGAAGGGGTACGTTCGCGTGCGCGATCACAGCGCCTTTCCGTCGCTGAAGTCCACTGATCTGCTGATGCTGAACGGGGGCTTTACTCAACTGGAGGCGGAAGGGGGCGTGCCGCTGACGCTGGTGCCTCCCTCCATGATTGGACCGCCCGAGAAGATCCATGTGGATATGAAAGACACCGACACTCCGGCGGTGTGGGCGCGCGCGGTGGGGCGGGGCCGGATGACCTGGCTGCCCTGGAACCTGGGCGCGCTGTACTACCGGCTGAGCCTGCCGGCGCACGCCGCATTGTTCCGGGACCTGGTGTCGGCGCTGATGCCGAAACGGCAACTGGTGACGAACGCGCATCCCCTGGTCGAGATGACGCTCATGGAGCGGGAAGGGGAGACGCAGGTGCATCTGATCAACCTCTCAGGCCACTCGCAGACGGCCACGTTCGAGCCCATCCCCATGCAGGGCATTGAGGTTGCGGTGGAAGGCGTCTTTCGGAAGGCCCGGACGGTGCGCGGCGCGGGTGAGTTGAAGGTGTCCGTTGTGGACGGGTATACGCGCTTCGCCGTGCCGCGGTTGGCGGACTACGAACTGGTGGTGCTGTTCCGCTGA
- a CDS encoding type II toxin-antitoxin system HipA family toxin gives MTPELERTHVLGVYLHDRLAGTLTRLAGDQHLFSFEQHYVDDPGRATLSLGFKASSGGLVTRARPTLRRLPPFFANLLPEGHLRTYLAAKAGVHLEREFSLMAVLGADLSGAVVIRPMDSVKPAAQPPRPGAIRFSLAGTHLKFPAILEAAGGLTIPAQGIGGNWIVKLPSTQCPSVPENEFVMLELARAIGIQVPPLRLLPVAEIGGLPADFARLPGQALAVQRFDRTANGRRIHMEDFAQVFGQLPEDKHKGRSYANIAAVLRAETAGDATGDFLRRIVFSVLIGNGDMHLKNWALLYPDGRVPTLAPAYDYVSTLPYLREDQLALSFGGSRALHEITLDQVRRFADRAGLPMAPAWDTVRTTAELTARAWKDLPQKDLLPPELRLTIGAQIRRVAASIAAA, from the coding sequence ATGACGCCTGAGCTTGAGCGGACGCACGTCCTCGGCGTCTATCTGCACGACCGCCTGGCCGGCACGCTCACCCGGCTGGCGGGCGACCAACATCTCTTCTCCTTCGAACAGCATTATGTGGACGATCCAGGCCGCGCCACGCTCAGCCTGGGCTTCAAGGCCTCCAGCGGCGGACTGGTCACCCGCGCCCGCCCGACCCTCCGTCGGCTCCCGCCATTCTTCGCAAACCTACTGCCGGAGGGGCATTTGCGGACATACCTCGCGGCCAAGGCAGGCGTCCATCTGGAGCGCGAGTTCTCCCTGATGGCGGTGCTGGGCGCCGACCTAAGTGGCGCCGTCGTGATCCGTCCCATGGACAGTGTCAAACCGGCAGCGCAACCGCCGCGCCCCGGAGCCATTCGCTTCTCGCTGGCCGGAACGCATTTGAAGTTCCCGGCCATCCTGGAAGCAGCGGGCGGCCTGACCATCCCGGCGCAAGGCATTGGTGGCAATTGGATCGTGAAACTACCCTCCACCCAATGCCCGTCGGTCCCGGAGAACGAGTTCGTGATGCTGGAACTGGCGCGGGCCATCGGAATCCAGGTACCACCCCTACGCCTGCTGCCCGTCGCCGAGATCGGCGGACTCCCGGCGGACTTTGCCCGCCTTCCCGGCCAAGCCCTTGCGGTGCAGCGCTTTGATCGCACGGCGAACGGCAGGCGCATCCACATGGAGGACTTCGCCCAGGTCTTCGGCCAGTTACCCGAGGACAAACACAAGGGCCGCAGCTACGCCAACATCGCGGCCGTGCTCCGTGCGGAGACGGCGGGCGACGCCACCGGCGACTTCCTCCGGCGCATCGTCTTTTCAGTCCTCATCGGTAACGGCGACATGCACCTCAAGAACTGGGCGCTGCTCTACCCCGATGGCCGCGTCCCGACGCTGGCGCCTGCCTACGACTACGTCTCTACCCTGCCCTACCTCCGCGAAGACCAACTGGCTCTGTCGTTCGGGGGCAGCCGCGCCTTGCATGAAATCACCCTCGATCAGGTCCGCCGCTTCGCGGATCGGGCCGGCCTGCCCATGGCCCCGGCCTGGGACACGGTGCGCACAACAGCCGAACTGACAGCGCGCGCCTGGAAAGACCTTCCGCAGAAGGACCTGTTGCCGCCCGAACTGCGCCTGACCATCGGAGCACAGATCCGCAGGGTGGCCGCGTCCATCGCCGCCGCCTGA
- a CDS encoding carboxypeptidase-like regulatory domain-containing protein, with product MPSRFAVLFLAVLGAMAQQTPGTLSGIVVDSAGVPINDARLRLVDEDGRQTNLGQSTSTHANGAFRFAGVKPGHYFLTVSHHQNPGPLGGPQIGIRVEMKPGQETEGLKLTFSAPTVVSGRVLNDEGEPVGDCHVFISPVAVQEGSASRLHMAVTGHRGFFRIDSVAPDRYVAFTRCNAILPTEHLLDAVPRNGFEARSMWMPVFYPDSPTRAGAQPFAAAPGLDPHLEFHLRATPVNSLTGPFSAAPGVRWQEPVSMEIYPADAGEERRFASISGNSDEEIGSFLFQMAPPGTYRLVATTRDRGATPPATANFPLIVGSAAPAPFPIVLRPGIPVSGIAEDSLGSRLIQPGSNVSYVVENTPTGAVRHTVVHPAGTTTLDSADAGSELFATSADIDSETGRFTLPAVPAGRWRVRCRLKYDRTYVESVIFNDKRMECGVIEIRGAPAPALRIRLAPKPNVTYKLTNQPADPEKKWMVLAIPEQPLLTEQDDNVAEGDPESLKYASRIVPGRYRFIALEPDFAGSRDHAPLLRVLAPKVDPIEVQPTGGQTIPVRCFTKAEVEKAITTYLYGDTPPPSAP from the coding sequence ATGCCCAGCCGCTTCGCCGTTCTCTTCCTCGCCGTGCTTGGCGCGATGGCGCAGCAGACTCCCGGGACTCTCTCCGGAATCGTCGTCGACTCGGCTGGAGTGCCCATCAACGATGCGCGCCTGCGCCTGGTGGACGAGGACGGAAGACAGACGAATCTAGGCCAATCCACGTCCACCCACGCCAATGGGGCATTCCGCTTTGCCGGCGTGAAACCCGGACACTACTTTCTGACTGTCTCCCACCACCAGAACCCTGGCCCGCTGGGTGGCCCACAGATTGGGATCCGAGTGGAGATGAAGCCTGGCCAGGAGACTGAGGGGTTGAAGCTAACGTTCTCTGCGCCCACGGTCGTCTCCGGCCGCGTCCTGAACGATGAGGGTGAACCCGTTGGCGACTGCCATGTATTCATTTCCCCTGTTGCGGTGCAGGAAGGCAGCGCCAGCCGGCTGCACATGGCCGTCACTGGCCATCGTGGCTTTTTCCGGATTGACTCCGTGGCTCCCGATCGGTATGTCGCTTTCACCCGCTGCAACGCCATTCTGCCCACCGAGCACCTGCTCGATGCCGTCCCGCGCAACGGTTTCGAGGCTCGTTCCATGTGGATGCCCGTCTTCTATCCCGACAGCCCTACTCGCGCCGGGGCGCAGCCGTTCGCGGCCGCGCCAGGACTCGACCCTCATCTCGAGTTTCACCTGCGGGCTACCCCCGTCAACTCCCTCACCGGCCCGTTCTCCGCTGCGCCGGGGGTTCGTTGGCAAGAGCCGGTATCGATGGAGATCTATCCAGCCGACGCCGGTGAAGAGCGCCGTTTCGCATCCATATCCGGAAACTCGGACGAGGAAATCGGCTCCTTCTTATTCCAAATGGCGCCGCCCGGCACCTACCGCCTCGTGGCCACCACCAGGGATCGGGGGGCCACTCCGCCGGCCACGGCAAACTTCCCCTTGATTGTGGGCAGTGCCGCACCGGCTCCCTTTCCGATCGTCTTGCGGCCCGGAATCCCCGTCAGCGGAATCGCGGAAGACAGTTTGGGCAGCCGCCTGATTCAGCCGGGCAGCAATGTTTCCTATGTAGTTGAGAACACCCCTACCGGCGCAGTGCGCCACACCGTCGTCCACCCAGCCGGAACCACCACACTGGACTCTGCCGACGCAGGCTCCGAGCTCTTCGCTACGTCTGCCGACATCGATTCCGAGACCGGCCGGTTCACGCTGCCCGCGGTCCCGGCCGGTCGATGGAGGGTCCGCTGCCGACTCAAGTACGACCGTACCTACGTTGAAAGCGTGATCTTCAATGACAAACGTATGGAATGCGGAGTCATTGAGATCAGGGGAGCCCCCGCGCCGGCCCTACGAATCCGCCTGGCACCAAAACCCAACGTGACTTACAAACTGACAAACCAGCCGGCTGATCCTGAGAAGAAATGGATGGTGCTGGCCATCCCCGAGCAACCACTGCTGACTGAGCAGGATGACAATGTCGCCGAAGGTGATCCGGAATCACTCAAGTACGCCAGCCGGATCGTTCCGGGCCGCTACCGCTTCATAGCATTGGAACCGGACTTCGCCGGCAGCCGCGACCACGCACCCCTGCTCCGGGTTCTGGCTCCCAAAGTGGACCCCATCGAGGTCCAGCCTACCGGTGGGCAGACTATCCCCGTCCGATGCTTTACCAAGGCCGAGGTGGAGAAGGCCATCACGACCTATCTCTACGGAGACACCCCGCCCCCGTCAGCCCCATAA
- the plsY gene encoding glycerol-3-phosphate 1-O-acyltransferase PlsY codes for MTTPLLILLAAYLLGGVPFGYILVRLKTGQDVRSMGSGNIGATNVLRTSGRGIGILTLLLDIGKGWLSVWIMSHFTNGDLSWMAAAAVAVVLGHAFPIFLKFQGGKAVASFAGAALALAPAALLGVIIVFVLVVAVTRFISLGSILGAALFPLGVWLIYHPEWPVMLAVTFCGAFVVWRHKSNIQRLRAGTENVFRFGGKK; via the coding sequence ATGACCACTCCCTTGTTGATTCTGCTGGCCGCCTATCTGCTGGGCGGCGTCCCGTTCGGCTACATTCTTGTACGGCTGAAGACGGGTCAGGATGTCCGGTCGATGGGCAGCGGCAATATCGGCGCCACCAACGTGCTGCGCACCTCCGGCCGCGGCATCGGCATCCTCACGCTCTTATTGGATATCGGCAAGGGCTGGCTCTCCGTCTGGATCATGAGCCACTTCACGAACGGCGACCTGTCGTGGATGGCCGCCGCGGCGGTGGCCGTCGTCCTGGGGCATGCCTTCCCGATCTTCTTGAAATTCCAGGGCGGCAAGGCCGTCGCCAGTTTTGCCGGCGCCGCGCTCGCCCTCGCCCCAGCTGCTTTGCTGGGGGTGATCATTGTCTTTGTCCTGGTAGTCGCCGTCACGCGCTTCATTTCGCTCGGGTCCATCCTGGGTGCCGCCCTGTTCCCTCTGGGTGTCTGGCTAATCTACCACCCCGAGTGGCCCGTGATGCTGGCCGTTACCTTCTGCGGGGCCTTCGTCGTCTGGCGGCACAAGTCCAACATCCAGCGCCTGCGCGCCGGCACCGAAAACGTCTTCCGGTTTGGGGGTAAGAAGTAA
- the thpR gene encoding RNA 2',3'-cyclic phosphodiesterase, producing MRLFIGLDVPYEMRRNLELLLKLLQPKADIAWSPLSNLHITTKFVGMWPVERLDELKDALKQVPRPGAMKIGIRGLGWFPNPHHPHVLYAGIQAPDALRQLAKDCDDACTEIGVPPETKEFHPHLTLARIKTTVDLFPLKKAIADLPNSDFGAYTAKEFHLYQSRPTATGSVYTKFATYPLEASQEV from the coding sequence ATGCGTCTGTTCATCGGTCTCGACGTGCCCTACGAAATGCGGCGCAACCTCGAACTGCTGCTGAAGCTGCTGCAGCCGAAGGCGGACATCGCCTGGAGTCCGCTTTCCAATCTGCACATTACCACCAAGTTTGTAGGCATGTGGCCGGTGGAGCGGCTGGATGAGCTGAAGGACGCCCTCAAACAGGTGCCGCGCCCTGGCGCCATGAAGATCGGGATCCGCGGGTTGGGCTGGTTCCCGAATCCCCATCATCCCCATGTGCTTTACGCGGGCATTCAGGCGCCCGACGCCTTGCGTCAACTGGCCAAGGACTGCGACGATGCCTGTACGGAAATCGGAGTGCCGCCGGAGACCAAGGAGTTCCACCCGCATCTGACCCTGGCCCGGATCAAGACCACGGTGGACCTGTTCCCTCTCAAAAAGGCGATCGCCGACCTGCCCAACTCCGACTTCGGCGCGTACACCGCCAAGGAGTTCCACCTTTACCAGAGCCGCCCCACCGCCACCGGCTCCGTCTACACCAAGTTCGCGACGTATCCCCTGGAAGCCTCCCAAGAAGTATGA